CTCGCGAGCCCGTCGCGGCTCGCTTTCCCATCGCCCTGCGCGTCAGGGTCGCTTTCCATGCGGCCTGCGCTGCCCCCGGATGAGCCCTGCGGGGCGAGGCATGTGTTTTCAAATGCAGTGAGCACGCAGCGGCTGCGGCGTGCTCTGGGACGACTCGGCCGGCGCTCGGGAGCTGGCGCATCCTGCCTTATAATTTAGGCGCTTACCGTCGATCGACCGCCCGCCACCGCACTCGATGCAGCAGCTCTTCGCCTTCGGCGTCAACCACCACACCGCGCCGCTGGACGTGCGCGAACAGGTGACGTTCGGCCCGGACATCCTGAACCATGCGCTGCGCGATCTGGTCGAGCATGAACCGGTCAAGGAAGCCGCGATCATTTCCACCTGTAATCGCACCGAGGTCTACTGCAACACCAGCGAGCCGTACCGGGCGGTCGACTGGCTGGCACGCTTTCATCACCTGAAAACCGGCGCGCTCGAACCCTTCATCTATCGGCTGCCCCGCGAACGCGCGGTTCAGCATGCCTTCCGCGTGGCCAGCGGGCTCGACTCGATGGTGATCGGCGAGCCGCAGATCCTGGGCCAGATGAAGGAGGCGGTGCGCAGCGCCGAGCAGGCAGGCACGCTGGGCACGGTGCTACACAAGCTCTTCCAGTCGACCTTCTCGGTGGCCAAGGAAGTCCGGACGCACACCGACATCGGCGCCAGCTCGGTGTCGATGGCCGCCGCGGCGGTAAAGCTCGCCGAGCGCATCTACCCGAGCATCCACGAGCAGCGGGTGCTGTTCATCGGCGCGGGCGAGATGATCGACCTGTGCGCCACGCACTTCGCGGCCAAGGCACCGCGCGCGATGACTTTCGCCAATCGCACGCAGGAGCGCGCGCTGGAGCTGACCGGTCGCTTCGGCGGCGCTGGCATCACGCTGAACGAGCTCCCCGAGCAGCTCGCGCTGCACGACATCGTCGTGTCCTGTACGGCCTCGCCCCTGCCGATCCTGGGCAAGGGCATGATCGAGCGCGCCGTCCGCGCGCGGCGGCACCGGCCCATGCTGATGATCGACCTCGCCGTGCCGCGCGACATCGAAGCGGAGGCCGGCGAGCTGGACGATATCTTTCTCTACAGCGTGGACGATCTGGGCAAGATCGTCCAGGAAGGACTCGACGTGCGCCAGGCCGCCGTGGCACAGGCGGAGGCCATCATCAATGCCGGCGTGCACGACTTCATGCACTGGCTGGAAGCGCGCGAGGTGGTCCCCGCCATCCGCGCCTTGCGCGACCACGCCGAGCGCATGCGCCGGCACGAGGTGGAGCGGGCGCTCAAGCTCCTGGGCAAGGGCGATGACCCGCAGAAGGTGCTGGAGCAGCTCTCGCACGCGCTGACCAACAAGCTGCTGCACGGGCCGACCAGCGCGCTCAATCGCGCCGAAGCGAAGGAGCGTGAAACGCTGGTGGCGGCTGTGGCGCGGCTCTACCAGGTCAATCTTCCGGAATGAAACCCTCGATCGCTTCCAAGCTGGCGCAGCTCGCCGCCAGACTGGAAGAACTGAACAGGCTGTTGTCGTCCGAGGATGCCACCCGCGACATGGACAGCTATCGCCGGCTCACGCGCGAGCACGCGGAGATCGCGCCGATAGTCGAGCTGTACAACGCCTACCGCAAGAGCGAACAGGACATCGCCTCGGCCCAAACCCTGGCCGGCGACGCGGAGATGCGGGAGCTGGCGGAGGCGGAGATCCGCGAAGGCAAGGCCAGGCTGGAGCGGCTCGAAGCCGAGCTGCAGCGTCAGCTTCTGCCGCGCGATCCGAATGACGAGCGCAATATCTTTCTCGAGATCCGTGCCGGCACGGGCGGCGACGAGTCGGCGCTCTTTGCGGGGGACCTCTTTCGCATGTACGCGCGCTATGCCGAACGCCAGGGCTGGCGAGTGGAGATCGTGTCTCAGAATCCTTCGGAACTGGGCGGCTACAAGGAAATCATCGCGAAGATCATCGGCCAGGGCGCTTATTCGAAGCTGAAGTTCGAGTCCGGCGTGCACCGCGTGCAGCGCGTGCCCGCGACGGAGGCGCAGGGGCGCATCCACACCAGCACCTGCACGGTGGCGGTTCTGCCCGAGGCCGACGAGATCGCGGAGGTCGTGCTCAACCCCGCGGAGCTGCGCATCGACACGTTCCGCTCTTCCGGGGCGGGCGGCCAACACGTCAACAAGACCGATTCGGCCGTGCGCGTGACCCATCTGCCTACCGGCATCGTGGTGGAGTGCCAGGAGGATCGTTCGCAGCACAAGAACAAGGCGCAGGCGCTGGCGATCCTCGCCGCGCGCATCCGCGACCGGCAATTGCGCGAGCAGCAGGCGAAGGAAGCGGCGACCCGACGCTCGCAGGTGGGCACCGGCGACCGCTCCGAGCGCATCCGAACCTACAATTTTCCCCAGGGCCGGGTGACCGATCACCGCATCAACCTGACCTTGTACAAGATCCAGCAGATCATGGACGGCGATCTGGAGGATCTGATCGGGGGGCTTGTGGCCGAACACCAGGCCGGGCAGCTCGCCGAGCTGGCGGCGACCGCTTGAGCACGGGCGTGCCGACGCCGGACACCGCGACCTGCGCCGCACTGACCGTCGCCCAGGCCTTGGCCGCGGCGGGGATCGAACGGCGCGAGGCCGGCTATCTGTTGCAGGCGGTCACGGGTGCGTCTGCAGCCCGCCTGGCCGCACATCCAGAGTGGCCGCTGCCGCCCAGCCAGGCGCGGCGCTTCGCCGAACTGGCGGCGCGGCGCCGGCACGGCGAGCCGATCGCCTACCTGGTGGGGCATCGGGAGTTCTACGGATCGGAGTTCGAAGTGAACCCGGCCGTGCTGATTCCGCGCCCGGAAACCGAACGGCTGGTGGAACTCGCCCTGGAGCGGCTTGCGCCCCCCACACCGGCAAGGGTGCTCGATCTGGGAACTGGCAGCGGAGCCATAGCGCTCACCATCGCGGCGTTGCGCCCGCGGGCGCAGGTGGTCGCGGTCGACGTTTCGGACGAGGCACTTGCCGTGGCCGGGCGCAACCGGGCTCGGCTGGTCCCCGAGCGGTCGCGCGTGCAACTGGAGCAGAGCGACTGGTTCGGCGCCCTGGGCGGGAAGCGTTTCGACCTCATCGTCGCCAACCCACCTTACGTCGCCGCCGACGATCCGCATCTGCATCAGGGTGATCTGCGCTTCGAGCCGAAGCAGGCGCTCGTCGGCGGAGAAGATGGGCTCGAAGCGATCCGGCGCATCGTCGCGGAGGCTCCCGGCCACCTGGTTGCCGGCGGCTGGCTCCTGTTCGAGCACGGCTATGACCAGGCGCAGGCCTGCCGGGAGCTGTTGCGCATCGCCGGTTTTCGCGAGCTGGTCGCGGAGAAGGATCTCGCCGGGCAGCCGCGCATCGCCGGCGGGCGGTTGACTGGGTGACGAGTGGCTGGCTACCATGCCCTGGAGTCAGCGGACATTTTCGCGCTCTGCGGTTCGCGACCGGCAGCGATCTCAAGGAGCGCACAAACCGAGGCATAACCATGGACGTCAAGGAAGTCATCAGGAAACAAGTCACGGAGAATCCGGTCGTGCTGTACATGAAGGGCACGCCGGAGGCGCCGATGTGCGGTTTTTCCGCGGCCGCCGTACAGATTCTCGAAGCCTGCGGCGCGGAGCAGGTGGCCACGGTCAACGTGCTGGAGGATCCGCAAATCCGTCAAGGCATCAAGGAATACTCCAATTGGCCGACCATTCCGCAGCTCTACGTCCGCGGCGAATTCATCGGCGGTGCGGACATCATGCGCGAGATGTACCAGTCGGGCGAACTGCAGAAGCTGCTCGGCAAGTGAGCCTCGAAGTCGCACCGCGCAAGGGCTGGCATCCGCCAGCCCTTTTCGTTTCTGTGCCGCAGCCATGAACGGGCGGCGCGAGGAGTCGCACGACCATATCCGGTCGGCGGTGCGCGCGCTGTGCGCACGCTTCCCCGCGGAGTACTGGCGCGAGCTCGACGAAACGCGCGCCTATCCCGAAGCGTTCGTGCAGGCGCTCACCGAAGCGGGCTGGCTCGCTGCGCTGATCCCCGAGGAGTATGGCGGTGCCGGGCTCGGCGTGACCGAAGCGTCGGTGGTGCTCGAGGAGATCAATCGCTCGGGCGGCAATGCCGGCGCGTGCCATGCGCAGATGTACGTCATGGGAACGCTGCTGCGCCACGGCTCCCCCGAGCAGAAGCGCCAATATCTGCCCGAAATCGCAGCCGGGCGTTTGCGCCTGCAGTCCTTCGCCGTGACCGAACCGACCACGGGCTCGGATACCACGAGGCTGAAGACCACGGCGATCCGGCGCGCTGACCGCTACATCGTGAATGGCCAGAAAGTCTGGACCTCGCGCGTGCAGCATTCGGACTTGATGCTCCTGCTGGCGCGCACCACGCCCCTGGAGCAGATCCAGAAGAAATCCGACGGGCTTTCGGTGTTCCTGGTCGATCTGCGGACGGTGGGCAAGAGCATGGTCGTGCGTCCGATCCGCAACATGCCCAATCACGAGACCAACGAAGTCTTCTTCGACAATCTCGAAGTGCCGGCGCAGAACCTGATCGGCGAGGAAGGCCGCGGCTTTCGCTATATCCTCGACAGCATGAACGTCGAGCGTATCTTGATCGCCGCGGAGTGCGTGGGCGACGGCTACTGGTTCGTGGACAAGGCCACCCGCTACGCGGCCGATCGCGTGGTCTTCGGCCGGCCGATCGGGCAGAATCAGGGCGTGCAGTTCCCCATCGCCCGTGCTTACGTCAACGTCGAGGCCGCGAACCTCATGCGTTTTCGCGCGGCCGAGTTGTTCGACGACGACAGACCCTGTGCGGCTGAGGCGAACATGGCGAAGATGCTCGCCGCGGATGCCTCATGGGAAGCCGCCAATGTGTGCCTGCAGACGCACGGCGGTTTCGGTTTCGCGGCCGAGTACGACGTGGAGCGCAAGTTCCGCGAGACGCGGCTCTACCAGGTGGCGCCCGTCTCGACCAATCTGATCCTGGCCTATATCGCCGAGCACGTGCTCGGTCTGCCGCGCTCGTATTGACCGCGGCCTATAATCGCGGTCATGCGCTCGCATCACGACATGGGCGGACTGCCGGCGGGACCCGTGGAACCGACCGAGCACGACTACGCACTGTGGGAAAAGCGCGTCGACGCGCTGCTGGTGCTGCTGACCCGCAAGGGGCTGATGACGGTCGACGAGCTGCGCCGCAATATCGAGAGCCTGGGTGCGGACGCCTACGACAAGCTGAGCTATTACGAGCGCTGGATCTATTCGATCACGCAGACCTTGATCCAGCGCGGAGTCATCACCGTCGACGAACTGGGACGCCGGATGGAGGAGGCAAAGCGGCGTGGCGCAGGTTGAAGAGTTCGCGCCGCGCTTCAGGCCGGGCGACCGGGTGGCGGTTCGGGCCGCCTATCCCATCGGCCATGTGCGCACGCCCTTCTACATCCGCGGCAAGCGCGGCGTGATCGAGCGATTCTGCGGCGTCTTTGGCAATCCGGAGGAGCTGGCCTACGGGCGCTCGGGCCTGCCGAAGCAGCCCCTGTACCGCGTGCGTTTTCTGCAGCGCGAAGTATGGCCGGGGTATGAGGGCCACGCCGCCGACAGCGTCGACGTCGAGATCTATCAACACTGGCTGGAGCCCACGGAATAACCATGCCGCACGACCACCATCATCCGCACGGCCAGGCGCAGGCACAGCACAATGCGCCGCGTCCGGACCTGGACGACACGATCACCGAGTGGCGCGCCATGGAGATCGCGGTGCGCGAGCTGCTGATCGACAAGGGAATTCTCAGCGCGGAGGACATCCGCCGGCAGGTCGAGGACATGGACGCGCGCACTCCGGCGCTGGGCGCGAAAGTGATCGCGCGCGCCTGGGTGGACCCGGAGTTCAAACGCCTGCTGCTGACCGACGGCAACGCCGCGTGTGAGGCGCTCGGCCTGGAGCGCGGCCCCTACAAGCTGGTGGTGGTGGAAAACACCGACGAGGTCCATAACGTGATCGTCTGCACCCTGTGCTCGTGCTATCCGCGCTGGCTGCTCGGGCTGCCGCCCGACTGGTACAAGAGCCGCGCCTACCGTTCCCGCGTGGTGAGCGAACCGCGCACCGTGCTGAGGGAATTCGGCACGATCATCCCGGACGATGTCGTGGTGCGCGTGCACGATTCCACGGCCGACATGCGCTACCTGGTGCTGCCGCGCCGGCCGCAGCACACCGAGGGCTGGTCGGAGGAGAAACTCGCCGCGCTGGTCACCCGCGATGCCATGATCGGAGTGGCTTGCCCGAAGTCCTCCTGAGCGCGGTGACCGCAAAGCACTGGGGAAGTGGGCTGTGGTCCAGCCAGCCGCTGCGCAGCCGTCGCGCAGGATTGCTTGTTCGCCGCACCGCCCTTGGCCCAAGGTCGCTCTTCTCTTCGATGCAGGTCATTTCCCCGGGTTCCTTCGCGGCCTTCGTGGCCAATGAGGAGTAGTTTCTGATGCTGCCTCTGGAGGGAATCACCGTCGTCTCGCTGGAACAGGCCGTGGCCGCACCGTTTACCACACGCCAGCTCGCGGACCTCGGCGCCCGGGTGATCAAGATCGAACGCCCCGGGGTCGGCGATTTCGCGCGCGGCTACGATCAGACAGTACTCGGACAATCATCGCACTTCGTGTGGCTGAACCGCTCGAAGGAAAGCCTGACGCTCGACGTCAAACATCCGTCAGCCGGCGAAGTGCTGTGGCGCCTGATCGCACGGGCGGATGTTTTCGTGCAGAACCTGGTGCCCGGCGCCGCGGCGAGGCTGGGACTCTCCTCGGATGAACTGCTCGGCAGAAATCCACGGCTGGTGGTCTGCAATATCTCGGGTTACGGGCCGGATGGCCCCTACAGCCTGAAGAAGGCCTACGACCTGCTGATTCAATGCGAATCGGGCGTGGTCTCCGTCACCGGCACGCCGGAAACGCCTTCCAAGGCCGGCATCTCGATCGCGGACATCGCGGCGGGCATGTACGGCTACACCGGCATCTTGACCGGACTGTACCAGCGCGAGAAGACCGGGCATGGCACGGCATTCGACGTCTCGATGTTCGAAGCGTTGGGCGAATGGATGGGCTATCCCGCCTACTTCGCGAACTACGGCGGCACCCCTCCGCCGCGCACCGGTGCGGCCCACGCGACGATTCACCCCTACGGTCCGTTTCCCGCGGGGGACGGCAAGACGGTGTTTCTCGGCATCCAGAACGAGCGCGAATGGGCGAGTTTCTGCGCCAGCGTGCTCGAACGGCCGGAGCTGGCCACCGATGCGCGGTTCGACTCCAACAGCCGGCGTGTGGCCAACCGCGAAGCGCTCACCGCAATCATCGTGTCGGCTTTCTCGCGCCTGAGTGCCCGGCAGGTCCTCGACCGACTGGAACTGGCCCAGATCGCCTCCGCGCGCTTGAACGACATGAAGGAGTTCTGGGCGCACCCGCAACTGCAGGCGCGCCGCCGGTGGCGCTCGGTCGACACGCCCAACGGCACGATACGGGCACTCGTTCCGCCGGTCACGATGCGCCACGTGGAGTACCGCATGGACCCCGTTCCCGCGGTCGGGCAGCATACGCAAGCGATCCTGCGCGAGCTGGGATTCGACCAGGCTTTCATCTCGCGGCTGGCGACCGAGAACGCGATCTGATTGCTCCTGGTGGGTCAACCCGGCGTCGAACTTTCCTGTATTTGCGTGTCCGTGTGGTTGATCCGAACATTTCGCGATTGCCGAAACTGATCCTCAAGCCGGGGCGGGAGAAGTCGCTGCTGCGCCGACACCCCTGGATATTCTCCGGCGCAGTGCAGCGCGTCGAAGGCGATCCGCAGCCGGGAGAAACCGTCGCGATCCTGGCGCACGACGACGAATTCCTCGCCTCCGCAGCCTGGAGCCCGGCGTCGCAGATCGCGGCCCGCGTCTGGAGCTTCGATCCCGCCGAGCGCATCGACGCGGGCTTCTTCGAGCGCCGCATCCGCGCCGCGATCAAGGCGCGCCCGGCCACGACAGGTGCAGGGGCCATGCGATTGATCAACGCCGAATCCGACGGCCTGCCGGGGCTGGTGGTCGATCGCTACGGGCGCGTGGCGGTCCTGCAGGCAACGAGCGCGGGCGCGGCCGTCTGGAAGCGCGCCATCGCCGACGCACTGCTGGCGCAAGCCTCCGTGGACCGCATCTACGAGCGTTCGGACAGCGACGTCATGGAACTGGAAGGTCTGGCCCCGAGCACCGGTTGGCTGCACGGCGGTGGCGCGACGCGGTTGCAGATCGAGGAATGCGGACTGCGTTTCATCGTCGACATCGCCCGCGGCCACAAGACCGGCTTCTATTTGGACCAGCGCGAGAACCGCGACTTCGTCGGCCGCCTCGCCGCCGGGCGGGAAGTACTGAACTGCTTCGGCTACACGGGCGGCTTCGCCGTTCATGCGCTCGCGCACGCAGCGGTCTCGGTGCTGTCGATCGAGTCGTCCGCCGAAGCCATCGCCCTGGCAGCCGAGAACGTCGCTCTCAACGGGTTTGCGGCGGACAAGGCGCAGTGGCTGGAAGCGGATGTCTTCCGCCAGCTGCGCGAACTGCGCGACGCGCAGAGACTCTTCGACCTCATCGTGCTCGACCCGCCGAAATTCGCGCCGACCCCGGCGACGGCGGAGCGCGCCGCGCGCGGCTACAAGGACATCAATCTGCTCGCGTTCAAGCTGCTGCGCCCGGGCGGTCTGCTCGCGACCTTCTCCTGTTCGGGCGGCATTTCGCGCGACCTGTTTCAGAAGATCGTGGCCGGCGCCGCGGTGGACGCCGGTGTCGATGCGGTCATCCTTCGCCGCTTCGAGGCGGCCGCCGATCATCCCGTGAGCCTGCATTTTCCCGAGGGCGAGTACCTCAAGGGCTTGCTCTGCCGCAAAGGGCTGTGACGCGAATGCGCACCGAATTTCTGCTGGTCCGCCACGGCGAGACGGCCTGGAACGCCGAACAGCGCATACAGGGGCATCTGGACAGCCCGCTCAACGACGAGGGGCTCGCGCAGGCGCTGCTCCTGGGCGAACGGCTCGGGCAGGAACGTTTCGATCATTTCTACTCGAGCGATCTGGGGCGCGCGCTGCAGACCGCGCAGCCGATTGCCGATCGCAGCGGCCGGCGGCCCGTCCCCGACCCGGCGCTGCGCGAACGCAATCTCGGCGTGTTCCAGGGACTCACCGGGCCGGAATGCCAGCAGCGCTATCCCCAGGACTACGCACGCTTTCACCAACGAGACCCGGATCACGCCATGCCCGGCGGCGAAAGCATTCGCCAGGTTTCCGCGCGCGTGTCGCGGCTGCTGCAAGACCTGGCGTCACGACACCGCGGAGCGCGCATCCTCGTGGTGACTCATGGCGGCGTGCTCGACGCTGCCTACCGGTTCGTCAACGCCGTGCCGCTCGACCGGCCGCGCGATTTCCCGATCTACAACGCGAGCGTGAACCGGGTGGAGTACGATGGGGTGCGGTGGCGCGTCACCGTCTGGGGCGACATCTCCCATCTGACGCGCGACGCGGCGCTCGACGATTTCTAGCAATTCGAGGGTGCGCCCGATCGCGTTCTTCGCTTCTTCGGCAGGCGAGTCCCTTGACGCTCCGTCCGACCGCGGGCTAGATTCACCACCCAAACGCCGACAACAATGACGAGACT
This window of the Burkholderiales bacterium genome carries:
- the hemA gene encoding glutamyl-tRNA reductase, which encodes MQQLFAFGVNHHTAPLDVREQVTFGPDILNHALRDLVEHEPVKEAAIISTCNRTEVYCNTSEPYRAVDWLARFHHLKTGALEPFIYRLPRERAVQHAFRVASGLDSMVIGEPQILGQMKEAVRSAEQAGTLGTVLHKLFQSTFSVAKEVRTHTDIGASSVSMAAAAVKLAERIYPSIHEQRVLFIGAGEMIDLCATHFAAKAPRAMTFANRTQERALELTGRFGGAGITLNELPEQLALHDIVVSCTASPLPILGKGMIERAVRARRHRPMLMIDLAVPRDIEAEAGELDDIFLYSVDDLGKIVQEGLDVRQAAVAQAEAIINAGVHDFMHWLEAREVVPAIRALRDHAERMRRHEVERALKLLGKGDDPQKVLEQLSHALTNKLLHGPTSALNRAEAKERETLVAAVARLYQVNLPE
- the prfA gene encoding peptide chain release factor 1 — encoded protein: MKPSIASKLAQLAARLEELNRLLSSEDATRDMDSYRRLTREHAEIAPIVELYNAYRKSEQDIASAQTLAGDAEMRELAEAEIREGKARLERLEAELQRQLLPRDPNDERNIFLEIRAGTGGDESALFAGDLFRMYARYAERQGWRVEIVSQNPSELGGYKEIIAKIIGQGAYSKLKFESGVHRVQRVPATEAQGRIHTSTCTVAVLPEADEIAEVVLNPAELRIDTFRSSGAGGQHVNKTDSAVRVTHLPTGIVVECQEDRSQHKNKAQALAILAARIRDRQLREQQAKEAATRRSQVGTGDRSERIRTYNFPQGRVTDHRINLTLYKIQQIMDGDLEDLIGGLVAEHQAGQLAELAATA
- the prmC gene encoding peptide chain release factor N(5)-glutamine methyltransferase, coding for MPTPDTATCAALTVAQALAAAGIERREAGYLLQAVTGASAARLAAHPEWPLPPSQARRFAELAARRRHGEPIAYLVGHREFYGSEFEVNPAVLIPRPETERLVELALERLAPPTPARVLDLGTGSGAIALTIAALRPRAQVVAVDVSDEALAVAGRNRARLVPERSRVQLEQSDWFGALGGKRFDLIVANPPYVAADDPHLHQGDLRFEPKQALVGGEDGLEAIRRIVAEAPGHLVAGGWLLFEHGYDQAQACRELLRIAGFRELVAEKDLAGQPRIAGGRLTG
- the grxD gene encoding Grx4 family monothiol glutaredoxin; translation: MDVKEVIRKQVTENPVVLYMKGTPEAPMCGFSAAAVQILEACGAEQVATVNVLEDPQIRQGIKEYSNWPTIPQLYVRGEFIGGADIMREMYQSGELQKLLGK
- a CDS encoding acyl-CoA dehydrogenase family protein → MNGRREESHDHIRSAVRALCARFPAEYWRELDETRAYPEAFVQALTEAGWLAALIPEEYGGAGLGVTEASVVLEEINRSGGNAGACHAQMYVMGTLLRHGSPEQKRQYLPEIAAGRLRLQSFAVTEPTTGSDTTRLKTTAIRRADRYIVNGQKVWTSRVQHSDLMLLLARTTPLEQIQKKSDGLSVFLVDLRTVGKSMVVRPIRNMPNHETNEVFFDNLEVPAQNLIGEEGRGFRYILDSMNVERILIAAECVGDGYWFVDKATRYAADRVVFGRPIGQNQGVQFPIARAYVNVEAANLMRFRAAELFDDDRPCAAEANMAKMLAADASWEAANVCLQTHGGFGFAAEYDVERKFRETRLYQVAPVSTNLILAYIAEHVLGLPRSY
- a CDS encoding SH3-like domain-containing protein — its product is MAQVEEFAPRFRPGDRVAVRAAYPIGHVRTPFYIRGKRGVIERFCGVFGNPEELAYGRSGLPKQPLYRVRFLQREVWPGYEGHAADSVDVEIYQHWLEPTE
- the nthA gene encoding nitrile hydratase subunit alpha; the encoded protein is MPHDHHHPHGQAQAQHNAPRPDLDDTITEWRAMEIAVRELLIDKGILSAEDIRRQVEDMDARTPALGAKVIARAWVDPEFKRLLLTDGNAACEALGLERGPYKLVVVENTDEVHNVIVCTLCSCYPRWLLGLPPDWYKSRAYRSRVVSEPRTVLREFGTIIPDDVVVRVHDSTADMRYLVLPRRPQHTEGWSEEKLAALVTRDAMIGVACPKSS
- a CDS encoding CaiB/BaiF CoA-transferase family protein, yielding MLPLEGITVVSLEQAVAAPFTTRQLADLGARVIKIERPGVGDFARGYDQTVLGQSSHFVWLNRSKESLTLDVKHPSAGEVLWRLIARADVFVQNLVPGAAARLGLSSDELLGRNPRLVVCNISGYGPDGPYSLKKAYDLLIQCESGVVSVTGTPETPSKAGISIADIAAGMYGYTGILTGLYQREKTGHGTAFDVSMFEALGEWMGYPAYFANYGGTPPPRTGAAHATIHPYGPFPAGDGKTVFLGIQNEREWASFCASVLERPELATDARFDSNSRRVANREALTAIIVSAFSRLSARQVLDRLELAQIASARLNDMKEFWAHPQLQARRRWRSVDTPNGTIRALVPPVTMRHVEYRMDPVPAVGQHTQAILRELGFDQAFISRLATENAI
- a CDS encoding class I SAM-dependent methyltransferase, with protein sequence MPKLILKPGREKSLLRRHPWIFSGAVQRVEGDPQPGETVAILAHDDEFLASAAWSPASQIAARVWSFDPAERIDAGFFERRIRAAIKARPATTGAGAMRLINAESDGLPGLVVDRYGRVAVLQATSAGAAVWKRAIADALLAQASVDRIYERSDSDVMELEGLAPSTGWLHGGGATRLQIEECGLRFIVDIARGHKTGFYLDQRENRDFVGRLAAGREVLNCFGYTGGFAVHALAHAAVSVLSIESSAEAIALAAENVALNGFAADKAQWLEADVFRQLRELRDAQRLFDLIVLDPPKFAPTPATAERAARGYKDINLLAFKLLRPGGLLATFSCSGGISRDLFQKIVAGAAVDAGVDAVILRRFEAAADHPVSLHFPEGEYLKGLLCRKGL
- a CDS encoding histidine phosphatase family protein, with the translated sequence MRTEFLLVRHGETAWNAEQRIQGHLDSPLNDEGLAQALLLGERLGQERFDHFYSSDLGRALQTAQPIADRSGRRPVPDPALRERNLGVFQGLTGPECQQRYPQDYARFHQRDPDHAMPGGESIRQVSARVSRLLQDLASRHRGARILVVTHGGVLDAAYRFVNAVPLDRPRDFPIYNASVNRVEYDGVRWRVTVWGDISHLTRDAALDDF